The nucleotide window TGGGTTTAAGATTATTGTGCTGATGTCTTAGACAAAATTTTATCTCTgttgattgtttttattgttgactctttcaggtctacagtgaaaacGACACAATGAGGATGATATGAATGCCTCTTTTGTTAAGATAGGAGCACTAGTAGTTTTTCATAACAATACACTGATGGAAAAGAGacagtaattttcaaggtttttaacaccattaaagaaaaggcCCAGTGGTGCTCTGCAGCAGTCCGAGGGCTGCTGGCCCCTCCGCCACTCTCTTGCCCTCTCAGAGTCAGGCCAGGCAGACAGCAGCGCTGGCCATGTTTCTGCCACGCAGCATCGAGACAGACCACAAGGACCTCATCCATGATGTGTCTTTCGACTTCCACGGGCGCCGGATGGCCACCTGCTCCAGTGATCACAGTATCAAGGTCTGGGATAAAAGTGAAAGTGGAGATTGGCAGTGTACTGCTACTTGGAAGTCACATAATGGGTCTGTATGGCATGTGACATGGGCTCATCCTGAATTTGGACAAGTTTTGGCTTCCTGTTCTTTTGACCGAACAGCAGCTGTTTGGGAAGAAGTAGTAGGAGAATCAAACAAGAAACTTCGAGGACAGAGTCACTGGGTGAAGAGGACAACTCTACTGGACAGTAGAACATCTGTTACTGATGTGAAATTTGCTCCCAAACATATGGGTCTGATGTTAGTAACCTGTTCAGCAGATGGCATAGTAAGAATATATGAGGCCCCAGATGTTATGAATCTCAATCAGTGGTTTCTAGAGCACGAGATCTCATGTAAGCTGAGCTGCAGCTGTATTTCTTGGAACACTTCTGTCTCTCGTGCTCACTCCCCAATGATCGCTGTGGGAAGTAATGACAACAGTCCAAAGGCAATGGCAAAGGTTCAGATTTTTGAGTACAATGAAAACATCAGGAAATACGCAGAAGCAGAAACTCTTATAACAGCCACAGATCCTGTTCATGATATTGCCTTTGCTCCAAATTTGGGGAGATCTTTCCACATCCTGGCAATAGCCACCAAAGATGTAAGAATTTTCACATTAAAACCTGTGAGGAAAGAGCTTACTTCTTCTGGTGGTCCCACAAAATTTgaaatccatatggtggctcgGTTTGCTAATCACAACTCTCAGGTCTGGAGGGTGAGTTGGAACATAACAGGAACAGTGCTAGCATCCTCAGGAGATGACAGCTGCGTGAGGTTGTGGAAAGCTAATAACATGGACAATTGGAAGAGTGCTGGTATTTTGAAACATCACTGGAGCACAGTAAATGTGGGTTCTCAGCTGGGAAATTGAAATCCTTCACTAAGCTCAAATACTCCAAGTCTTCAAAACTCATTACATGGATCTTCTGCTGGCAGAAAGAATAGTTGAGTAAAGCTAGTTGGAGTAACTTTgctgttttgctgtttgtttcatGCACACAGGAATGGAACTCAagttcttttccccttttccagtGATGTTTGATATCCCCCAAGATGAACCAGCAGCCTGATCACTACTAAACACA belongs to Cricetulus griseus strain 17A/GY unplaced genomic scaffold, alternate assembly CriGri-PICRH-1.0 unplaced_scaffold_1, whole genome shotgun sequence and includes:
- the LOC113838934 gene encoding nucleoporin SEH1-like translates to MFLPRSIETDHKDLIHDVSFDFHGRRMATCSSDHSIKVWDKSESGDWQCTATWKSHNGSVWHVTWAHPEFGQVLASCSFDRTAAVWEEVVGESNKKLRGQSHWVKRTTLLDSRTSVTDVKFAPKHMGLMLVTCSADGIVRIYEAPDVMNLNQWFLEHEISCKLSCSCISWNTSVSRAHSPMIAVGSNDNSPKAMAKVQIFEYNENIRKYAEAETLITATDPVHDIAFAPNLGRSFHILAIATKDVRIFTLKPVRKELTSSGGPTKFEIHMVARFANHNSQVWRVSWNITGTVLASSGDDSCVRLWKANNMDNWKSAGILKHHWSTVNVGSQLGN